One region of Ovis canadensis isolate MfBH-ARS-UI-01 breed Bighorn chromosome Y, ARS-UI_OviCan_v2, whole genome shotgun sequence genomic DNA includes:
- the LOC138431349 gene encoding uncharacterized protein isoform X2 codes for MYRELIHSFTQARTRKLIHSFTQAYMQELIHSFTQAYTWELIHSFTQARTRKLIHSFTQAHTRELIHSFTQAYTWELIHSFTQARTRKLIHSLRHTHENSFIHSLRHTHGNSFIHSLRHTHGNSFIHSLRHAHGNSFIHSLRHTHENSFIDSLRHAHGSSSIHSLRHAHGSSSIHSLRPARRSSSIHSLGHAHGNSSIHSLGPAFPHNWVLSSVYSGSSARVTLPSITESDQSLSPAPKHRPRLTNALFTAPRARLLRSPHVPSTRSRFQSGLCPRAALAWGPAREASANIDFGGGVLKAGSFRARTPQTPGFRGEAAEGAGRGVRSARLRALNFRGPQLGHQAGRAAGAGRAGDPRPGAELTSRRAARLWAAPRPAHPGPATAGARRPRTRSGWGPWRRDDASAWLGGWSPGERPRPGALGRVVPTARCAHTMPVSDQAFVTLATNDVYCQGALVLGQSLREHGATRRLVVLLTPQVSTPLRVILSRVFDEVIEVNLIDSADYVHLAFLKRPDLGITLTKLHCWTLTHYSKCVFLDADTLVLSNIDELFDRREFSAAPDPGWPDCFNSGVFVFQPSLETHSLLLQHAVEHGSFDGADQGLLNSFFSNWSTADIQKHLPFIYNLSSNTTYTYSPAFKQFGSSAKVVHFLGSSKPWNYKYNPQTRSVLEEGSGPADQPQTSFLNQWWGIYHRSILPLCENIRNKDHQAPPGHTARLGGIGVPRSSVAATAEGSCANPAEGPRQASSADSSERTVGVEGDIPTLAACPSEERQAENEGGAPAEDALEPSREPPADVSRDPSPQDALEVDLTISVSQISIEEKLKVLSPEEERRKWEEGRMDYLGKDAFARIQEKLDRFLQ; via the exons ATGTACAGggagctcattcattcattcactcaggcaCGTACACggaaactcattcattcattcactcaggcaTACATGCaggaactcattcattcattcactcaggcaTACACATgggaactcattcattcattcactcaggcaCGCACACggaaactcattcattcattcactcaggcaCACACACgagaactcattcattcattcactcaggcaTACACATgggaactcattcattcattcactcaggcaCGCACACGgaaactcattcattcactcaggcaCACACACgagaactcattcattcattcactcaggcaTACACACgggaactcattcattcattcactcaggcaTACACACgggaactcattcattcattcactcaggcaCGCACACggaaactcattcattcattcactcaggcaCACACACGAGAACTCATTCATTGATTCACTCAGGCACGCACACGGgagttcatccattcattcactcaggcaCGCACACGGGagctcatccattcattcactgaggCCGGCACGCAGGagctcatccattcattcactcggGCACGCACACGGaaactcatccattcattcactcggGCCTGCGTTCCCTCATAACTGGGTTCTCTCCTCCGTCTACTCAGGTTCATCCGCCCGCGTTACGCTTCCCTCCATCACCGAGTCTGATCAGTCCCTCTCTCCTGCGCCCAAGCACCGCCCACGCCTCACCAACGCACTGTTCACGGCCCCCCGCGCGCGCCTCCTCCGCTCACCGCACGTTCCCTCCACAAGGTCACGTTTCCAGAGTGGCCTCTGCCCCCGGGCCGCGCTGGCCTGGGGCCCGGCCCGTGAGGCCAGTGCAAACATTGACTTTGGGGGCGGCGTATTAAAGGCTGGAAGTTTTAGAGCCAGGACGCCCCAGACGCCTGGATTCCGCGGAGAGGCGGCCGAGGGAGCGGGGCGCGGAGTCCGAAGTGCCCGCCTCCGGGCTCTCAATTTCCGGGGGCCTCAGCTGGGGCACCAGGCGGGGCGCGCGGCTGGGGCGGGCCGTGCGGGAGACCCCCGCCCGGGGGCGGAGCTGACCTCGCGGAGAGCCGCCCGCCTCtgggccgcgccccgccccgcccaccccggGCCAGCAACTGCAGGAGCGCGGAG GCCTCGAACTCGCAGCGGGTGGGGCCCCTGGAGACGAGACGACGCCTCCGCTTGGCTCGGCGGCTGGAGCCCGGGAGAGAGGCCGCGCCCGGGCGCCCTCGGCCGCGTGGTGCCCACCGCGCGCTGCGCCCACACCATGCCCG TGTCCGACCAGGCGTTTGTCACGCTGGCCACCAACGACGTGTACTGCCAGGGGGCCTTGGTGCTGGGGCAGTCACTCCGGGAGCACGGGGCCACCAGGAGGCTGGTGGTGCTGCTCACGCCTCAGGTGTCCACCCCGCTCAG GGTTATCCTCTCAAGGGTGTTCGATGAGGTCATCGAGGTGAACCTCATAGACAGCGCGGACTACGTCCACCTGGCCTTTCTGAAGAGACCTGACCTCGGAATCACCCTCACCAAGCTTCACTGCTGGACGCTCACCCATTACAGCAAATGCGTCTTCCTGGATGCAGACACGTTG GTGCTGTCCAACATCGATGAGCTATTCGACAGGAGGGAGTTTTCTGCGGCCCCGGATCCCGGGTGGCCGGATTGCTTCAATAGCGGGGTGTTTGTCTTCCAACCCTCGCTGGAGACGCACAGCCTCTTGCTACAGCACGCCGTTGAGCACGGCAGCTTTGATG GGGCAGACCAAGGCTTGCTGAACAGTTTCTTCAGTAACTGGTCCACCGCCGACATCCAGAAACACTTGCCCTTCATCTATAACTTGAGCAGCAACACCACGTACACCTACAGCCCTGCTTTCAAACA ATTCGGCTCCAGTGCGAAGGTGGTCCACTTTCTGGGGTCCTCGAAGCCTTGGAACTACAAGTACAATCCCCAGACGCGCTCCGTTTTGGAGGAGGGCTCCGGGCCGGCCGACCAGCCTCAGACGTCCTTCCTAAACCAGTGGTGGGGAATTTACCACCGTAGCATCTTGCCCCTTTGTGAAAATATCCGGAACAAGGACCACCAGGCGCCCCCAGGTCACACG GCTCGCCTTGGAGGCATCGGGGTGCCGCGTTCCAGTGTAGCAGCCACAGCAGAGGGGTCGTGTGCGAATCCAGCAGAGGGGCCCCGGCAGGCTAGCTCTGCTGACAGCTCGGAGAGGAccgtgggggtggagggagacaTCCCCACTCTGGCAGCGTGCCCTTCCGAAGAG CGGCAGGCGGAGAACGAAGGAGGTGCCCCAGCCGAGGACGCCTTGGAACCGAGCCGGGAGCCCCCTGCGGATGTCAGCAGGGACCCCAGTCCCCAGGACGCTCTGGAG GTGGACCTGACCATTTCCGTCTCCCAGATCTCCATCGAAGAGAAGCTCAAGGTCCTGAGTCCCGAGGAGGAGCggaggaagtgggaggaggggcgCATGGATTACCTGGGGAAGGACGCCTTCGCCCGCATTCAGGAAAAGCTGGACCGCTTCCTGCAGTGA
- the LOC138431349 gene encoding glycogenin-2 isoform X1 produces MYRELIHSFTQARTRKLIHSFTQAYMQELIHSFTQAYTWELIHSFTQARTRKLIHSFTQAHTRELIHSFTQAYTWELIHSFTQARTRKLIHSLRHTHENSFIHSLRHTHGNSFIHSLRHTHGNSFIHSLRHAHGNSFIHSLRHTHENSFIDSLRHAHGSSSIHSLRHAHGSSSIHSLRPARRSSSIHSLGHAHGNSSIHSLGPAFPHNWVLSSVYSGSSARVTLPSITESDQSLSPAPKHRPRLTNALFTAPRARLLRSPHVPSTRSRFQSGLCPRAALAWGPAREASANIDFGGGVLKAGSFRARTPQTPGFRGEAAEGAGRGVRSARLRALNFRGPQLGHQAGRAAGAGRAGDPRPGAELTSRRAARLWAAPRPAHPGPATAGARRPRTRSGWGPWRRDDASAWLGGWSPGERPRPGALGRVVPTARCAHTMPVSDQAFVTLATNDVYCQGALVLGQSLREHGATRRLVVLLTPQVSTPLRVILSRVFDEVIEVNLIDSADYVHLAFLKRPDLGITLTKLHCWTLTHYSKCVFLDADTLVLSNIDELFDRREFSAAPDPGWPDCFNSGVFVFQPSLETHSLLLQHAVEHGSFDGADQGLLNSFFSNWSTADIQKHLPFIYNLSSNTTYTYSPAFKQFGSSAKVVHFLGSSKPWNYKYNPQTRSVLEEGSGPADQPQTSFLNQWWGIYHRSILPLCENIRNKDHQAPPGHTARLGGIGVPRSSVAATAEGSCANPAEGPRQASSADSSERTVGVEGDIPTLAACPSEETVGCREIETRGEVRRDLFSTPSPQFADLTEIQSCSRQAENEGGAPAEDALEPSREPPADVSRDPSPQDALEVDLTISVSQISIEEKLKVLSPEEERRKWEEGRMDYLGKDAFARIQEKLDRFLQ; encoded by the exons ATGTACAGggagctcattcattcattcactcaggcaCGTACACggaaactcattcattcattcactcaggcaTACATGCaggaactcattcattcattcactcaggcaTACACATgggaactcattcattcattcactcaggcaCGCACACggaaactcattcattcattcactcaggcaCACACACgagaactcattcattcattcactcaggcaTACACATgggaactcattcattcattcactcaggcaCGCACACGgaaactcattcattcactcaggcaCACACACgagaactcattcattcattcactcaggcaTACACACgggaactcattcattcattcactcaggcaTACACACgggaactcattcattcattcactcaggcaCGCACACggaaactcattcattcattcactcaggcaCACACACGAGAACTCATTCATTGATTCACTCAGGCACGCACACGGgagttcatccattcattcactcaggcaCGCACACGGGagctcatccattcattcactgaggCCGGCACGCAGGagctcatccattcattcactcggGCACGCACACGGaaactcatccattcattcactcggGCCTGCGTTCCCTCATAACTGGGTTCTCTCCTCCGTCTACTCAGGTTCATCCGCCCGCGTTACGCTTCCCTCCATCACCGAGTCTGATCAGTCCCTCTCTCCTGCGCCCAAGCACCGCCCACGCCTCACCAACGCACTGTTCACGGCCCCCCGCGCGCGCCTCCTCCGCTCACCGCACGTTCCCTCCACAAGGTCACGTTTCCAGAGTGGCCTCTGCCCCCGGGCCGCGCTGGCCTGGGGCCCGGCCCGTGAGGCCAGTGCAAACATTGACTTTGGGGGCGGCGTATTAAAGGCTGGAAGTTTTAGAGCCAGGACGCCCCAGACGCCTGGATTCCGCGGAGAGGCGGCCGAGGGAGCGGGGCGCGGAGTCCGAAGTGCCCGCCTCCGGGCTCTCAATTTCCGGGGGCCTCAGCTGGGGCACCAGGCGGGGCGCGCGGCTGGGGCGGGCCGTGCGGGAGACCCCCGCCCGGGGGCGGAGCTGACCTCGCGGAGAGCCGCCCGCCTCtgggccgcgccccgccccgcccaccccggGCCAGCAACTGCAGGAGCGCGGAG GCCTCGAACTCGCAGCGGGTGGGGCCCCTGGAGACGAGACGACGCCTCCGCTTGGCTCGGCGGCTGGAGCCCGGGAGAGAGGCCGCGCCCGGGCGCCCTCGGCCGCGTGGTGCCCACCGCGCGCTGCGCCCACACCATGCCCG TGTCCGACCAGGCGTTTGTCACGCTGGCCACCAACGACGTGTACTGCCAGGGGGCCTTGGTGCTGGGGCAGTCACTCCGGGAGCACGGGGCCACCAGGAGGCTGGTGGTGCTGCTCACGCCTCAGGTGTCCACCCCGCTCAG GGTTATCCTCTCAAGGGTGTTCGATGAGGTCATCGAGGTGAACCTCATAGACAGCGCGGACTACGTCCACCTGGCCTTTCTGAAGAGACCTGACCTCGGAATCACCCTCACCAAGCTTCACTGCTGGACGCTCACCCATTACAGCAAATGCGTCTTCCTGGATGCAGACACGTTG GTGCTGTCCAACATCGATGAGCTATTCGACAGGAGGGAGTTTTCTGCGGCCCCGGATCCCGGGTGGCCGGATTGCTTCAATAGCGGGGTGTTTGTCTTCCAACCCTCGCTGGAGACGCACAGCCTCTTGCTACAGCACGCCGTTGAGCACGGCAGCTTTGATG GGGCAGACCAAGGCTTGCTGAACAGTTTCTTCAGTAACTGGTCCACCGCCGACATCCAGAAACACTTGCCCTTCATCTATAACTTGAGCAGCAACACCACGTACACCTACAGCCCTGCTTTCAAACA ATTCGGCTCCAGTGCGAAGGTGGTCCACTTTCTGGGGTCCTCGAAGCCTTGGAACTACAAGTACAATCCCCAGACGCGCTCCGTTTTGGAGGAGGGCTCCGGGCCGGCCGACCAGCCTCAGACGTCCTTCCTAAACCAGTGGTGGGGAATTTACCACCGTAGCATCTTGCCCCTTTGTGAAAATATCCGGAACAAGGACCACCAGGCGCCCCCAGGTCACACG GCTCGCCTTGGAGGCATCGGGGTGCCGCGTTCCAGTGTAGCAGCCACAGCAGAGGGGTCGTGTGCGAATCCAGCAGAGGGGCCCCGGCAGGCTAGCTCTGCTGACAGCTCGGAGAGGAccgtgggggtggagggagacaTCCCCACTCTGGCAGCGTGCCCTTCCGAAGAG acgGTAGGTTGTCGAGAAATAGAGACTCGAGGTGAAGTGCGACGTGACCTGTTCTCAACACCCTCCCCCCAGTTTGCAGACCTCACAGAGATCCAAAGCTGTTCG CGGCAGGCGGAGAACGAAGGAGGTGCCCCAGCCGAGGACGCCTTGGAACCGAGCCGGGAGCCCCCTGCGGATGTCAGCAGGGACCCCAGTCCCCAGGACGCTCTGGAG GTGGACCTGACCATTTCCGTCTCCCAGATCTCCATCGAAGAGAAGCTCAAGGTCCTGAGTCCCGAGGAGGAGCggaggaagtgggaggaggggcgCATGGATTACCTGGGGAAGGACGCCTTCGCCCGCATTCAGGAAAAGCTGGACCGCTTCCTGCAGTGA
- the LOC138431349 gene encoding uncharacterized protein isoform X4: protein MYRELIHSFTQARTRKLIHSFTQAYMQELIHSFTQAYTWELIHSFTQARTRKLIHSFTQAHTRELIHSFTQAYTWELIHSFTQARTRKLIHSLRHTHENSFIHSLRHTHGNSFIHSLRHTHGNSFIHSLRHAHGNSFIHSLRHTHENSFIDSLRHAHGSSSIHSLRHAHGSSSIHSLRPARRSSSIHSLGHAHGNSSIHSLGPAFPHNWVLSSVYSGSSARVTLPSITESDQSLSPAPKHRPRLTNALFTAPRARLLRSPHVPSTRSRFQSGLCPRAALAWGPAREASANIDFGGGVLKAGSFRARTPQTPGFRGEAAEGAGRGVRSARLRALNFRGPQLGHQAGRAAGAGRAGDPRPGAELTSRRAARLWAAPRPAHPGPATAGARRPRTRSGWGPWRRDDASAWLGGWSPGERPRPGALGRVVPTARCAHTMPVSDQAFVTLATNDVYCQGALVLGQSLREHGATRRLVVLLTPQVSTPLRVILSRVFDEVIEVNLIDSADYVHLAFLKRPDLGITLTKLHCWTLTHYSKCVFLDADTLVLSNIDELFDRREFSAAPDPGWPDCFNSGVFVFQPSLETHSLLLQHAVEHGSFDGADQGLLNSFFSNWSTADIQKHLPFIYNLSSNTTYTYSPAFKQFGSSAKVVHFLGSSKPWNYKYNPQTRSVLEEGSGPADQPQTSFLNQWWGIYHRSILPLCENIRNKDHQAPPGHTARLGGIGVPRSSVAATAEGSCANPAEGPRQASSADSSERTVGVEGDIPTLAACPSEEVLSSGFVRRVAFALNV, encoded by the exons ATGTACAGggagctcattcattcattcactcaggcaCGTACACggaaactcattcattcattcactcaggcaTACATGCaggaactcattcattcattcactcaggcaTACACATgggaactcattcattcattcactcaggcaCGCACACggaaactcattcattcattcactcaggcaCACACACgagaactcattcattcattcactcaggcaTACACATgggaactcattcattcattcactcaggcaCGCACACGgaaactcattcattcactcaggcaCACACACgagaactcattcattcattcactcaggcaTACACACgggaactcattcattcattcactcaggcaTACACACgggaactcattcattcattcactcaggcaCGCACACggaaactcattcattcattcactcaggcaCACACACGAGAACTCATTCATTGATTCACTCAGGCACGCACACGGgagttcatccattcattcactcaggcaCGCACACGGGagctcatccattcattcactgaggCCGGCACGCAGGagctcatccattcattcactcggGCACGCACACGGaaactcatccattcattcactcggGCCTGCGTTCCCTCATAACTGGGTTCTCTCCTCCGTCTACTCAGGTTCATCCGCCCGCGTTACGCTTCCCTCCATCACCGAGTCTGATCAGTCCCTCTCTCCTGCGCCCAAGCACCGCCCACGCCTCACCAACGCACTGTTCACGGCCCCCCGCGCGCGCCTCCTCCGCTCACCGCACGTTCCCTCCACAAGGTCACGTTTCCAGAGTGGCCTCTGCCCCCGGGCCGCGCTGGCCTGGGGCCCGGCCCGTGAGGCCAGTGCAAACATTGACTTTGGGGGCGGCGTATTAAAGGCTGGAAGTTTTAGAGCCAGGACGCCCCAGACGCCTGGATTCCGCGGAGAGGCGGCCGAGGGAGCGGGGCGCGGAGTCCGAAGTGCCCGCCTCCGGGCTCTCAATTTCCGGGGGCCTCAGCTGGGGCACCAGGCGGGGCGCGCGGCTGGGGCGGGCCGTGCGGGAGACCCCCGCCCGGGGGCGGAGCTGACCTCGCGGAGAGCCGCCCGCCTCtgggccgcgccccgccccgcccaccccggGCCAGCAACTGCAGGAGCGCGGAG GCCTCGAACTCGCAGCGGGTGGGGCCCCTGGAGACGAGACGACGCCTCCGCTTGGCTCGGCGGCTGGAGCCCGGGAGAGAGGCCGCGCCCGGGCGCCCTCGGCCGCGTGGTGCCCACCGCGCGCTGCGCCCACACCATGCCCG TGTCCGACCAGGCGTTTGTCACGCTGGCCACCAACGACGTGTACTGCCAGGGGGCCTTGGTGCTGGGGCAGTCACTCCGGGAGCACGGGGCCACCAGGAGGCTGGTGGTGCTGCTCACGCCTCAGGTGTCCACCCCGCTCAG GGTTATCCTCTCAAGGGTGTTCGATGAGGTCATCGAGGTGAACCTCATAGACAGCGCGGACTACGTCCACCTGGCCTTTCTGAAGAGACCTGACCTCGGAATCACCCTCACCAAGCTTCACTGCTGGACGCTCACCCATTACAGCAAATGCGTCTTCCTGGATGCAGACACGTTG GTGCTGTCCAACATCGATGAGCTATTCGACAGGAGGGAGTTTTCTGCGGCCCCGGATCCCGGGTGGCCGGATTGCTTCAATAGCGGGGTGTTTGTCTTCCAACCCTCGCTGGAGACGCACAGCCTCTTGCTACAGCACGCCGTTGAGCACGGCAGCTTTGATG GGGCAGACCAAGGCTTGCTGAACAGTTTCTTCAGTAACTGGTCCACCGCCGACATCCAGAAACACTTGCCCTTCATCTATAACTTGAGCAGCAACACCACGTACACCTACAGCCCTGCTTTCAAACA ATTCGGCTCCAGTGCGAAGGTGGTCCACTTTCTGGGGTCCTCGAAGCCTTGGAACTACAAGTACAATCCCCAGACGCGCTCCGTTTTGGAGGAGGGCTCCGGGCCGGCCGACCAGCCTCAGACGTCCTTCCTAAACCAGTGGTGGGGAATTTACCACCGTAGCATCTTGCCCCTTTGTGAAAATATCCGGAACAAGGACCACCAGGCGCCCCCAGGTCACACG GCTCGCCTTGGAGGCATCGGGGTGCCGCGTTCCAGTGTAGCAGCCACAGCAGAGGGGTCGTGTGCGAATCCAGCAGAGGGGCCCCGGCAGGCTAGCTCTGCTGACAGCTCGGAGAGGAccgtgggggtggagggagacaTCCCCACTCTGGCAGCGTGCCCTTCCGAAGAG GTCCTTTCGTCCGGATTTGTGAGAAGAGTCGCGTTCGCGTTAAATGTTTGA
- the LOC138431349 gene encoding uncharacterized protein isoform X3 produces MYRELIHSFTQARTRKLIHSFTQAYMQELIHSFTQAYTWELIHSFTQARTRKLIHSFTQAHTRELIHSFTQAYTWELIHSFTQARTRKLIHSLRHTHENSFIHSLRHTHGNSFIHSLRHTHGNSFIHSLRHAHGNSFIHSLRHTHENSFIDSLRHAHGSSSIHSLRHAHGSSSIHSLRPARRSSSIHSLGHAHGNSSIHSLGPAFPHNWVLSSVYSGSSARVTLPSITESDQSLSPAPKHRPRLTNALFTAPRARLLRSPHVPSTRSRFQSGLCPRAALAWGPAREASANIDFGGGVLKAGSFRARTPQTPGFRGEAAEGAGRGVRSARLRALNFRGPQLGHQAGRAAGAGRAGDPRPGAELTSRRAARLWAAPRPAHPGPATAGARRPRTRSGWGPWRRDDASAWLGGWSPGERPRPGALGRVVPTARCAHTMPVSDQAFVTLATNDVYCQGALVLGQSLREHGATRRLVVLLTPQVSTPLRVILSRVFDEVIEVNLIDSADYVHLAFLKRPDLGITLTKLHCWTLTHYSKCVFLDADTLVLSNIDELFDRREFSAAPDPGWPDCFNSGVFVFQPSLETHSLLLQHAVEHGSFDGADQGLLNSFFSNWSTADIQKHLPFIYNLSSNTTYTYSPAFKQFGSSAKVVHFLGSSKPWNYKYNPQTRSVLEEGSGPADQPQTSFLNQWWGIYHRSILPLCENIRNKDHQAPPGHTARLGGIGVPRSSVAATAEGSCANPAEGPRQASSADSSERTVGVEGDIPTLAACPSEEVDLTISVSQISIEEKLKVLSPEEERRKWEEGRMDYLGKDAFARIQEKLDRFLQ; encoded by the exons ATGTACAGggagctcattcattcattcactcaggcaCGTACACggaaactcattcattcattcactcaggcaTACATGCaggaactcattcattcattcactcaggcaTACACATgggaactcattcattcattcactcaggcaCGCACACggaaactcattcattcattcactcaggcaCACACACgagaactcattcattcattcactcaggcaTACACATgggaactcattcattcattcactcaggcaCGCACACGgaaactcattcattcactcaggcaCACACACgagaactcattcattcattcactcaggcaTACACACgggaactcattcattcattcactcaggcaTACACACgggaactcattcattcattcactcaggcaCGCACACggaaactcattcattcattcactcaggcaCACACACGAGAACTCATTCATTGATTCACTCAGGCACGCACACGGgagttcatccattcattcactcaggcaCGCACACGGGagctcatccattcattcactgaggCCGGCACGCAGGagctcatccattcattcactcggGCACGCACACGGaaactcatccattcattcactcggGCCTGCGTTCCCTCATAACTGGGTTCTCTCCTCCGTCTACTCAGGTTCATCCGCCCGCGTTACGCTTCCCTCCATCACCGAGTCTGATCAGTCCCTCTCTCCTGCGCCCAAGCACCGCCCACGCCTCACCAACGCACTGTTCACGGCCCCCCGCGCGCGCCTCCTCCGCTCACCGCACGTTCCCTCCACAAGGTCACGTTTCCAGAGTGGCCTCTGCCCCCGGGCCGCGCTGGCCTGGGGCCCGGCCCGTGAGGCCAGTGCAAACATTGACTTTGGGGGCGGCGTATTAAAGGCTGGAAGTTTTAGAGCCAGGACGCCCCAGACGCCTGGATTCCGCGGAGAGGCGGCCGAGGGAGCGGGGCGCGGAGTCCGAAGTGCCCGCCTCCGGGCTCTCAATTTCCGGGGGCCTCAGCTGGGGCACCAGGCGGGGCGCGCGGCTGGGGCGGGCCGTGCGGGAGACCCCCGCCCGGGGGCGGAGCTGACCTCGCGGAGAGCCGCCCGCCTCtgggccgcgccccgccccgcccaccccggGCCAGCAACTGCAGGAGCGCGGAG GCCTCGAACTCGCAGCGGGTGGGGCCCCTGGAGACGAGACGACGCCTCCGCTTGGCTCGGCGGCTGGAGCCCGGGAGAGAGGCCGCGCCCGGGCGCCCTCGGCCGCGTGGTGCCCACCGCGCGCTGCGCCCACACCATGCCCG TGTCCGACCAGGCGTTTGTCACGCTGGCCACCAACGACGTGTACTGCCAGGGGGCCTTGGTGCTGGGGCAGTCACTCCGGGAGCACGGGGCCACCAGGAGGCTGGTGGTGCTGCTCACGCCTCAGGTGTCCACCCCGCTCAG GGTTATCCTCTCAAGGGTGTTCGATGAGGTCATCGAGGTGAACCTCATAGACAGCGCGGACTACGTCCACCTGGCCTTTCTGAAGAGACCTGACCTCGGAATCACCCTCACCAAGCTTCACTGCTGGACGCTCACCCATTACAGCAAATGCGTCTTCCTGGATGCAGACACGTTG GTGCTGTCCAACATCGATGAGCTATTCGACAGGAGGGAGTTTTCTGCGGCCCCGGATCCCGGGTGGCCGGATTGCTTCAATAGCGGGGTGTTTGTCTTCCAACCCTCGCTGGAGACGCACAGCCTCTTGCTACAGCACGCCGTTGAGCACGGCAGCTTTGATG GGGCAGACCAAGGCTTGCTGAACAGTTTCTTCAGTAACTGGTCCACCGCCGACATCCAGAAACACTTGCCCTTCATCTATAACTTGAGCAGCAACACCACGTACACCTACAGCCCTGCTTTCAAACA ATTCGGCTCCAGTGCGAAGGTGGTCCACTTTCTGGGGTCCTCGAAGCCTTGGAACTACAAGTACAATCCCCAGACGCGCTCCGTTTTGGAGGAGGGCTCCGGGCCGGCCGACCAGCCTCAGACGTCCTTCCTAAACCAGTGGTGGGGAATTTACCACCGTAGCATCTTGCCCCTTTGTGAAAATATCCGGAACAAGGACCACCAGGCGCCCCCAGGTCACACG GCTCGCCTTGGAGGCATCGGGGTGCCGCGTTCCAGTGTAGCAGCCACAGCAGAGGGGTCGTGTGCGAATCCAGCAGAGGGGCCCCGGCAGGCTAGCTCTGCTGACAGCTCGGAGAGGAccgtgggggtggagggagacaTCCCCACTCTGGCAGCGTGCCCTTCCGAAGAG GTGGACCTGACCATTTCCGTCTCCCAGATCTCCATCGAAGAGAAGCTCAAGGTCCTGAGTCCCGAGGAGGAGCggaggaagtgggaggaggggcgCATGGATTACCTGGGGAAGGACGCCTTCGCCCGCATTCAGGAAAAGCTGGACCGCTTCCTGCAGTGA